In Candidatus Epulonipiscium viviparus, one DNA window encodes the following:
- a CDS encoding efflux RND transporter periplasmic adaptor subunit, with product MKKALVFALLTAVSAVGGYYITIETQTMPTVSAKAMTEIVAKESKVESGNIIIGLAETASITIPTHAISFDYALDIEDVLVKEGQTVAVGDSLFDVEVQNVDAEIEQLEDQLDGLHDQLANIDDAITTLNKDHAAAVVDKGIETEKAQLTLEKALLQIESSAGNYETQMSSFTRQKDSLLKKKADLQADQAEYKSMINTYTKDYAVLSDLEAEYDKLEAEIDADDDWVDSTQSAKIDAKEAEIEALEAKIDPLEDRITAYEKEIDALEAQIPGLEAKIDLVENNIDQQERYVDDHQDDIDAHEQKIKAQEDLVDQQQDLIDDHKDAMEDFADENEDYMGMNAIEEDDTWEDRIEEQEDKVEDLEELYEEEYANNGYDSNNPEVYEAYNAYKAAFNELDKMRDEYDEYEENFEASDTVDKEYTILEDELDALEDELDARKDVLDDMNDELDDMKDVLVDLNDVISDYNNVDIANIKDDIADINDRIADINDDDIGAIKDEIADINDQISDINKEIADINDDTQDLNEGISDKRDALTELKDEIAQVEADLKDVYGTQDLDDLQDALDDIIYDLEENAKDLDDLNTDIDNKVAEEKYNVAIDELDVSQAYANYDTSVENAQTKIDNIVEDIADEREDREDLLADIAELEAEIDELNDILATSKIVSDIDGFVTEIAVAKGDEPKEKTILIEIASHVDNTYATTKVSQDDIAKIKVGQDVEVSISAQDDATYMGTVDKISYSAGPSMSGNVNYTVTTLLSGDTSGLYEGMSAETTFIESKALDVPVVEMRAVKTAGSSSVVKTKDADGNVQEVAVTLGLSDGIRTEITSGINVGDTILIESAVTNMNSIIKSGNTGNPVATQMPSSIPSGMMPSRGGGGFQK from the coding sequence ATGAAGAAAGCACTGGTTTTTGCATTATTAACAGCGGTTTCTGCAGTAGGGGGATATTATATTACTATTGAAACTCAAACTATGCCTACGGTTAGTGCAAAAGCGATGACTGAGATTGTGGCAAAAGAGTCTAAGGTTGAAAGCGGGAATATTATTATCGGTCTTGCAGAAACGGCAAGCATAACGATTCCAACCCATGCAATTTCGTTTGATTATGCGTTGGATATCGAAGATGTATTGGTAAAAGAAGGGCAGACGGTTGCAGTGGGCGATTCGCTATTTGATGTAGAAGTACAAAATGTGGATGCTGAGATTGAGCAATTAGAAGATCAGCTAGATGGATTACACGACCAACTGGCGAATATTGATGATGCAATCACAACTCTAAACAAAGACCATGCGGCCGCAGTAGTAGACAAGGGCATAGAGACTGAAAAAGCGCAGCTGACTCTAGAAAAAGCTCTGTTGCAAATCGAATCTAGTGCTGGAAATTATGAAACACAAATGTCGTCCTTTACAAGGCAAAAAGATTCTTTGCTGAAGAAAAAAGCAGATTTGCAAGCTGATCAGGCAGAATATAAAAGCATGATTAATACATATACCAAAGATTATGCAGTTCTCTCTGATTTAGAAGCTGAATACGACAAGTTGGAAGCCGAAATTGATGCAGATGACGACTGGGTTGATTCTACTCAGAGCGCTAAGATTGACGCCAAAGAAGCCGAAATCGAAGCATTGGAAGCAAAGATAGATCCACTAGAAGATCGTATTACTGCGTATGAGAAAGAAATCGATGCATTGGAAGCGCAAATTCCAGGATTAGAAGCCAAAATCGATCTGGTAGAAAACAATATTGATCAGCAAGAGCGGTATGTCGACGACCACCAGGATGATATCGATGCGCATGAGCAGAAGATCAAAGCTCAAGAAGATTTGGTAGATCAACAGCAAGATCTAATAGATGATCATAAAGACGCAATGGAAGACTTTGCAGATGAGAACGAAGATTATATGGGTATGAATGCCATTGAAGAAGATGACACCTGGGAGGATCGCATCGAGGAGCAAGAGGACAAAGTAGAAGACTTAGAGGAGCTGTACGAGGAAGAATATGCCAATAATGGCTACGATTCTAACAATCCAGAAGTTTACGAAGCGTACAATGCCTATAAAGCTGCATTTAATGAATTAGACAAAATGCGAGATGAATATGATGAATACGAAGAAAATTTTGAAGCTTCAGATACTGTGGATAAAGAGTATACGATTCTTGAGGATGAGCTCGATGCGCTAGAAGATGAATTGGATGCGCGTAAAGATGTTCTCGACGATATGAACGATGAGCTCGATGATATGAAAGACGTGCTCGTAGATTTAAATGATGTAATTTCAGACTATAACAATGTTGACATTGCAAATATAAAGGATGACATTGCAGATATAAACGATCGGATTGCAGATATAAATGACGATGACATTGGTGCAATAAAAGATGAGATTGCGGATATAAACGACCAAATTTCGGATATAAATAAAGAAATCGCAGATATAAATGATGATACACAGGATTTAAATGAGGGGATAAGTGACAAGCGCGATGCTCTGACAGAACTAAAAGATGAGATAGCGCAAGTGGAAGCTGATCTAAAAGATGTCTATGGCACACAAGATTTAGACGACTTGCAGGATGCTTTAGATGATATAATTTATGACCTAGAAGAAAATGCGAAGGATCTCGACGACCTAAACACCGATATCGACAACAAAGTAGCAGAAGAAAAATATAATGTTGCTATCGATGAGTTGGATGTTTCTCAGGCATATGCAAACTATGATACTTCCGTAGAAAATGCACAAACTAAGATTGACAATATCGTAGAGGACATTGCAGATGAAAGAGAAGATCGCGAAGATTTATTAGCGGATATTGCAGAGCTGGAAGCCGAGATTGATGAGCTCAACGATATTTTAGCAACATCGAAAATTGTTAGTGACATCGATGGATTTGTTACCGAAATTGCCGTCGCAAAAGGTGACGAACCCAAGGAAAAAACTATTCTCATAGAGATTGCAAGCCATGTTGATAACACCTATGCTACGACGAAGGTTTCGCAAGATGATATCGCAAAAATTAAGGTGGGGCAAGATGTGGAAGTTAGTATTTCGGCTCAAGATGATGCGACGTATATGGGGACAGTCGATAAAATTTCATACTCTGCAGGACCTAGTATGAGCGGAAATGTAAATTATACAGTAACCACTTTGTTATCTGGAGATACCTCAGGATTGTATGAGGGAATGAGTGCAGAAACTACATTCATTGAAAGCAAGGCTCTGGATGTGCCTGTTGTGGAAATGAGAGCTGTGAAGACTGCTGGGTCATCGAGCGTTGTAAAAACCAAGGATGCGGATGGCAATGTACAAGAAGTTGCAGTTACCTTGGGATTGAGCGATGGCATAAGGACTGAAATTACTAGTGGCATTAATGTTGGAGATACAATCTTAATAGAAAGCGCTGTAACAAATATGAATAGTATTATCAAAAGTGGAAATACTGGAAATCCAGTAGCGACGCAAATGCCTAGTTCGATTCCTTCTGGAATGATGCCTTCTAGGGGTGGTGGTGGATTTCAAAAATAA
- a CDS encoding ABC transporter permease → MSEIVSLVMTSILQNKFKVLLTSLGIIVGALTIVMVVGIGKGGEADVADQFKNLNAAAIEIESVAPASSASDMMSMMMMMRSAGGGGSRGMAMPSSTADIATLTQENAEEMMFFIDNLVTVTLVGNSSQSVFGGEILEEAVDKIIVGASPEYQLTTNLEVISGNFITEEDEANEERTAVLGYDVAVELFGIAEYAYGNDIAIDDKNYSVAGVIKATDSILNGVQIDNAIIIPYSTAQQYTFTDDTNPQMIALAKDIESVDMIIAKSEVLLKEIHPKGEFVISDAGTEMEAALASANTLSLLLMSVATIVFIVGGIGIMNVLFVSVKERTPEIGVLKALGTSKLDILLQFLLEATFISIFGGIVGVGLSYIIIPLMEYTDIRVEASPEAAVMALAFAIITGTVFGFYPALKASRLSPIEALNSN, encoded by the coding sequence ATGTCAGAAATAGTGAGCTTGGTGATGACTAGCATATTGCAAAATAAGTTTAAAGTATTGCTAACATCGCTGGGGATTATTGTTGGGGCATTAACTATTGTAATGGTTGTTGGTATTGGAAAAGGTGGAGAAGCAGATGTTGCCGATCAGTTTAAAAATTTAAACGCAGCTGCCATAGAAATAGAAAGCGTCGCTCCTGCCAGTAGTGCGAGCGATATGATGAGCATGATGATGATGATGCGTTCTGCTGGAGGGGGAGGAAGTAGAGGGATGGCGATGCCGAGCTCTACCGCAGATATCGCAACCCTAACTCAAGAGAATGCAGAGGAAATGATGTTTTTTATCGATAACTTGGTAACAGTTACTCTTGTTGGCAACTCTTCGCAATCTGTATTTGGCGGGGAAATATTAGAAGAAGCAGTTGATAAAATCATTGTTGGTGCCAGCCCAGAGTATCAACTCACTACTAATCTAGAAGTAATCAGTGGAAATTTTATTACCGAAGAGGATGAAGCAAATGAGGAGCGAACAGCTGTGTTGGGCTATGATGTTGCAGTTGAACTATTTGGGATAGCGGAGTATGCATATGGAAACGACATTGCGATCGATGACAAAAATTATAGCGTTGCGGGAGTTATAAAAGCCACCGATTCGATATTAAATGGCGTACAAATCGACAATGCTATTATAATTCCATATTCTACCGCACAACAATATACTTTTACAGACGATACCAATCCCCAGATGATCGCACTGGCAAAAGATATTGAGTCGGTTGATATGATCATCGCAAAGTCTGAAGTGTTATTAAAGGAGATTCATCCTAAGGGGGAGTTTGTAATTTCGGATGCGGGCACAGAAATGGAGGCAGCGTTGGCATCTGCAAACACGCTTTCTTTGTTACTTATGAGTGTGGCAACGATCGTATTTATAGTTGGGGGCATTGGAATTATGAACGTGCTCTTTGTATCGGTAAAGGAAAGGACTCCGGAGATAGGTGTGCTCAAAGCTCTCGGAACATCTAAACTAGATATCTTGCTACAGTTTTTATTAGAGGCAACATTTATAAGCATCTTTGGTGGGATCGTTGGTGTTGGATTAAGCTACATTATTATTCCACTTATGGAGTATACTGATATTAGGGTGGAAGCGTCACCAGAGGCTGCAGTAATGGCACTGGCATTTGCAATTATTACTGGTACCGTTTTTGGCTTTTATCCTGCTTTAAAAGCTTCAAGATTGAGTCCAATAGAAGCGTTAAATTCAAATTAA
- a CDS encoding ABC transporter ATP-binding protein translates to MNDANVIEMTNINKSYKMGSESLHVLKDVSITVAKGEFVAILGPSGSGKSTLMNIIGCMDTLDTGEYTLADVAVHKANEKQLAKIRNQQIGFIFQKYQLINKYTILQNVILPLLARGQTTHHAKKAGIEKLKDLGLGERLSHKPKELSGGQQQRVAIARAVVTKPSILLADEPTGALDSKTGQEVIEIFQKIELPKNHLHD, encoded by the coding sequence ATGAATGATGCGAATGTAATCGAAATGACAAATATCAATAAATCGTATAAGATGGGATCGGAGAGTCTACACGTTCTAAAGGATGTAAGTATAACAGTGGCAAAAGGCGAGTTCGTAGCTATTCTTGGCCCATCTGGTTCTGGAAAGTCGACGTTGATGAATATCATAGGATGCATGGACACGTTGGATACTGGCGAATATACGCTAGCGGATGTGGCGGTGCATAAGGCAAACGAAAAGCAGTTAGCAAAGATACGAAATCAGCAAATCGGATTTATATTTCAGAAGTATCAGTTAATTAATAAGTATACAATATTGCAAAATGTAATTTTACCATTGCTAGCACGAGGGCAAACCACGCATCATGCAAAGAAGGCAGGAATAGAAAAGTTGAAAGATCTCGGGCTAGGGGAGCGTCTTAGTCATAAGCCAAAAGAGCTCTCCGGAGGTCAGCAGCAGCGTGTCGCAATTGCCAGAGCCGTTGTAACAAAGCCTAGCATATTACTTGCTGATGAACCAACCGGAGCTTTGGACTCCAAAACAGGTCAAGAAGTTATCGAGATATTTCAAAAAATTGAGCTGCCAAAGAATCATCTTCATGATTAG
- the serS gene encoding serine--tRNA ligase, with translation MLDIKLIRSNFDKVKKSLDSRNSNIDLSEFITLDAKRRSILAEVEALKSTQNSVSKQVPILKKEKKDTTEILAQMKELSEKIKILDQEVKEVDDKLNSLLLTIPNMPNEKVPVGADDADNFEMRKFGNVPTFDFEPKPHWEIGENLDILDFEKAGKVTGSRFTFYKGLGARLERALINFMLNTHIDEHGYVEILPPFMVNRASMFGTGQLPKFEEDAFKVANTDYFLVPTAEVPVTNMYREQILKGDDLTIKHCAYSACFRAEAGSAGRDTRGIIRQHQFNKVELVKFAKPENSYEELEKLTNDAENILKILNLPYRVVRLCTGDLGFSSAMTYDIEVWMPSYGKYVEISSCSNFEDFQARRANIKYKNNIKDKAEFIHTLNGSGLAIGRTVAAILENYQQADGSVIIPEPLRSYMGGATSIKKA, from the coding sequence ATGTTAGATATTAAATTAATTAGAAGCAATTTTGATAAAGTGAAGAAATCATTAGATAGCAGAAATTCAAATATAGATTTGTCTGAGTTTATCACATTGGATGCAAAGCGTCGTTCTATTTTAGCAGAAGTGGAAGCCCTAAAAAGCACTCAAAATTCTGTTTCTAAGCAAGTGCCCATTTTAAAGAAAGAAAAGAAAGATACAACAGAAATCCTAGCGCAAATGAAAGAGCTCTCCGAAAAGATTAAAATATTAGATCAAGAAGTTAAAGAAGTGGATGACAAACTCAATTCGCTATTGCTAACGATTCCAAATATGCCAAATGAGAAGGTTCCTGTAGGAGCAGACGATGCGGACAACTTTGAAATGAGAAAATTTGGAAATGTACCAACTTTTGATTTTGAGCCAAAGCCGCATTGGGAAATCGGGGAAAATCTCGATATTCTAGACTTTGAAAAAGCCGGAAAAGTTACTGGTTCTAGATTTACATTTTATAAGGGGCTAGGTGCCAGATTAGAGCGTGCGTTAATAAACTTTATGCTAAACACACACATAGACGAGCATGGATACGTAGAAATTCTGCCACCATTTATGGTAAATAGAGCAAGCATGTTTGGTACCGGGCAGCTGCCAAAATTTGAAGAGGATGCGTTTAAGGTTGCGAATACCGATTACTTTCTTGTTCCAACTGCAGAAGTGCCAGTTACAAATATGTATCGCGAGCAAATTCTAAAAGGAGACGACCTCACTATCAAACATTGCGCGTATTCAGCATGTTTTAGAGCAGAAGCTGGATCTGCAGGGAGAGATACTCGAGGTATAATTCGTCAGCATCAGTTTAATAAAGTAGAATTAGTAAAATTTGCCAAGCCAGAAAACTCATATGAAGAGCTCGAAAAGCTCACAAATGATGCGGAAAATATATTAAAGATATTAAATTTACCATATAGAGTAGTGCGCCTTTGCACAGGAGATCTTGGGTTTAGCTCTGCGATGACATATGATATAGAAGTGTGGATGCCTAGCTATGGCAAATACGTCGAAATTTCTAGCTGCTCCAACTTTGAAGATTTTCAGGCCAGACGCGCAAATATCAAATATAAAAACAATATCAAGGATAAAGCTGAATTTATTCATACATTAAATGGCAGCGGATTGGCAATAGGCCGCACTGTGGCAGCGATTCTTGAAAATTATCAGCAAGCAGACGGCAGCGTCATAATTCCAGAGCCACTAAGAAGCTATATGGGCGGAGCAACTAGTATCAAAAAAGCATAA
- a CDS encoding ACT domain-containing protein has product MKKGIITVIGKDKVGIIGKVCVLLSENNVNILDISQTILQDYFNMIMIVDLDGNAIAYSELVAKLDDCGKELGVQIKVQHEDIFTCMHRV; this is encoded by the coding sequence ATGAAAAAAGGAATTATCACCGTAATAGGAAAAGACAAGGTTGGAATTATAGGAAAAGTATGCGTTTTACTCAGTGAAAATAATGTTAACATTTTGGATATCTCGCAAACGATTCTGCAAGATTATTTTAATATGATTATGATAGTGGACTTGGATGGCAATGCTATTGCGTATAGCGAGCTCGTAGCTAAACTAGATGACTGCGGCAAAGAGTTGGGTGTGCAAATTAAAGTGCAACACGAAGACATCTTTACTTGCATGCACAGGGTATAG
- a CDS encoding PFL family protein, producing the protein MISHLEILETNKMIREENLDIRTVTMGIDLLDVACDDLDRLCNKIYDKIAFAAKDLVKTADEVALKYAIPIVNKRIAITPIALVAASTKANSYVKIAKTLDRVSAEVGVNFIGGFSALVDKGYSNSAKVLVSSLAQSLSETERVCASVNVGSTRTGINMDVVKELGEVIKNAASLTADRASIACAKFVVFCNAPDDNPFMAGAFHGVGQNDTVIHVGVSGPGVVKRALMDVRGKSFEQMCECIKRTSFKMTRAGQMVAKEVAENLGVPFGIIDLSLAPTPAIGDSVAEILEEMGLSAAGAPGSTLALAILNDAVKKGGVMASSRVGGLSGAFIPVSEDHGMIEAAQAGLLTLEKLEAMTCVCSVGLDMIAIPGDTSASTISGIIGDEMAIGMINGKTTAVRIIPAAEKNVGDEVEFGGLLGTAPIMAVNTASCEKLIARGGRVPAPIHSFKN; encoded by the coding sequence ATGATTTCGCATCTGGAAATATTAGAAACGAACAAGATGATACGCGAAGAAAACTTGGATATCAGAACGGTGACGATGGGTATCGATCTGCTCGATGTTGCTTGTGACGATTTGGACAGGCTGTGTAACAAGATATACGACAAAATTGCATTTGCGGCAAAGGATCTTGTAAAAACCGCAGACGAAGTAGCATTGAAATATGCAATTCCAATTGTAAATAAACGTATTGCAATTACGCCGATAGCGCTGGTGGCCGCTTCAACGAAAGCCAACTCCTATGTTAAGATTGCAAAAACTTTGGATAGAGTAAGCGCAGAGGTAGGGGTCAATTTTATTGGCGGGTTTTCGGCTCTTGTAGATAAGGGATATAGCAACTCGGCAAAGGTTTTGGTTAGCAGCCTGGCACAATCGCTTAGCGAAACCGAACGCGTATGTGCTTCGGTAAATGTTGGTAGCACTAGAACTGGCATCAATATGGATGTGGTAAAAGAACTGGGAGAAGTGATAAAGAACGCAGCATCGCTAACTGCAGATCGTGCAAGTATTGCTTGTGCAAAGTTTGTGGTTTTCTGCAATGCACCAGATGACAACCCATTTATGGCAGGGGCGTTTCATGGGGTAGGGCAAAACGATACTGTAATTCATGTTGGAGTGAGTGGTCCCGGAGTAGTAAAGCGCGCATTGATGGATGTGAGAGGCAAAAGCTTTGAACAAATGTGTGAATGTATAAAGCGTACCTCGTTTAAAATGACTAGAGCCGGGCAAATGGTTGCCAAGGAAGTTGCAGAAAACTTGGGAGTGCCATTTGGAATTATCGATTTGTCGCTAGCCCCTACACCAGCAATTGGAGATAGCGTGGCAGAAATATTAGAGGAGATGGGCTTGTCTGCAGCAGGTGCACCTGGATCCACCTTGGCATTGGCAATATTAAATGATGCAGTAAAAAAAGGTGGGGTAATGGCATCGTCTAGAGTTGGCGGCCTGAGTGGGGCATTTATCCCAGTAAGCGAGGATCACGGAATGATAGAAGCCGCGCAAGCAGGTCTGTTAACACTCGAAAAACTAGAAGCAATGACCTGTGTCTGCTCGGTGGGGCTAGACATGATTGCCATTCCGGGAGATACTTCGGCAAGCACGATTTCGGGAATCATTGGCGATGAGATGGCGATAGGAATGATCAACGGAAAGACTACAGCGGTGAGAATTATTCCTGCAGCTGAAAAAAATGTTGGCGATGAAGTAGAGTTTGGAGGGCTATTGGGTACGGCACCGATAATGGCTGTCAATACCGCATCATGTGAAAAGCTAATAGCAAGAGGCGGGCGAGTTCCGGCACCTATTCATAGTTTCAAAAACTAG
- the trhA gene encoding PAQR family membrane homeostasis protein TrhA produces MVREPINTYTHLGGALLFFVGTILLFIISGRNDSLTVKAIVSITIFGLSLISLYTASGIYHMVNVKENILVRLKKLDHAMIFVLIAGSYTPFCLFGLAGIWQWTFIIVIWSLAISGVIMKIFWIEMPRILSTSMYVGMGWLSIVAVKPLCASLQPGAIFYLVLGGVMYTIGGIIYAIKKPNISQRFGFHELFHIFCLLGSCCHYYAVLRYVL; encoded by the coding sequence ATGGTCCGAGAACCAATTAACACATATACCCATTTGGGCGGCGCACTTTTATTTTTTGTCGGCACTATTCTTTTATTTATTATAAGCGGCAGAAATGATTCGCTCACAGTTAAAGCTATTGTTTCCATTACCATCTTTGGCTTAAGTTTAATCTCGTTATATACAGCGAGCGGTATATATCATATGGTAAACGTCAAGGAAAATATTTTAGTGCGATTAAAAAAACTCGATCACGCAATGATATTTGTCTTAATAGCGGGGTCTTATACGCCCTTTTGCTTGTTTGGCCTTGCTGGAATTTGGCAATGGACATTTATTATTGTCATTTGGTCTCTTGCAATCAGCGGCGTTATAATGAAAATATTTTGGATCGAGATGCCACGCATTTTGTCGACATCTATGTATGTGGGAATGGGTTGGCTTTCAATAGTCGCGGTTAAGCCTCTATGCGCATCTTTGCAACCAGGAGCCATTTTTTATCTTGTATTGGGCGGGGTGATGTATACCATTGGCGGAATAATCTACGCTATCAAAAAACCCAATATATCCCAACGCTTTGGCTTTCATGAGCTCTTTCATATATTTTGCTTATTGGGCAGCTGCTGCCACTACTATGCAGTACTTAGATATGTACTATAA
- a CDS encoding ribose-phosphate diphosphokinase: MIRNYTDIKIFTGNAHKELALEITEELGIELGQSEVSAFSDGEISVKIDEKVRGADVFIIQPTSMPTNDHLMELLIMIDAMKRASAGRITAVIPYYGYARQDRKTRARDPISAKLVADLLQTAGADRLLTMDLHCAQIQGFFNLPVDHLVGMPVLTKYYMDKFNDDLTDVVAVSPDLGSVGRVRGFATKLNTPLAIIDKRRTRANVSEIMNIIGEVEGKKVILIDDMIDTAGTICNAAEALKDRGATSIYACCTHGVLSGPAIDRINASPIEELVILDTIKIPEAKKLAKIQEINTAPLFADAIRRIHEDLSVSKLFV, encoded by the coding sequence ATGATTAGAAATTATACAGATATTAAAATCTTTACAGGAAATGCACATAAAGAACTGGCTTTAGAAATAACTGAAGAGCTGGGGATTGAGTTGGGGCAATCAGAAGTATCGGCATTTAGCGATGGAGAAATTTCTGTTAAGATTGATGAAAAAGTCCGTGGAGCAGATGTTTTTATAATTCAACCAACATCAATGCCAACAAACGATCATCTTATGGAATTATTAATAATGATAGATGCTATGAAAAGGGCATCCGCCGGACGAATTACTGCGGTCATTCCTTATTATGGGTATGCCAGACAAGATCGTAAAACAAGAGCAAGAGATCCGATCAGTGCCAAACTAGTGGCAGATTTGTTGCAAACAGCAGGTGCCGATAGGCTATTAACTATGGATTTGCACTGCGCGCAGATTCAAGGATTTTTCAATTTACCAGTAGACCATTTAGTAGGAATGCCAGTACTTACCAAATATTATATGGATAAATTTAACGATGATCTAACCGATGTAGTTGCAGTGTCTCCAGACTTGGGAAGCGTAGGTCGAGTTCGCGGATTTGCAACTAAGCTGAACACACCTCTTGCCATCATAGATAAAAGACGTACGCGTGCTAATGTAAGTGAGATAATGAATATTATCGGTGAAGTGGAAGGCAAAAAAGTAATTTTGATAGACGACATGATTGATACTGCCGGAACCATATGCAACGCCGCCGAAGCATTAAAAGACCGTGGGGCCACAAGCATCTATGCCTGCTGTACTCACGGAGTGCTTTCCGGCCCTGCAATAGATAGAATCAACGCTTCTCCTATAGAAGAGCTTGTTATATTGGATACTATTAAAATACCCGAGGCAAAAAAGCTGGCCAAAATTCAGGAAATTAATACGGCACCACTATTCGCAGATGCTATTCGCAGAATTCATGAGGATTTATCTGTTTCTAAATTATTCGTATAA
- the glmU gene encoding bifunctional UDP-N-acetylglucosamine diphosphorylase/glucosamine-1-phosphate N-acetyltransferase GlmU, which produces MNIKAVILAAGKGTRMKSNKAKVLHKVFDKAIVEYPIKAAKDLGAEVCLVVGYMEDEVRTEIGDSVEYRVQTEQLGTGHAVMQAKDFITDCDLVLILYGDTPLVTVETLKNLVDYHLKHNSLGTVLSTRVSNPFGYGRIVRNGFNEFEKIVEEKDADKNQKRITEINGGMYAFNAAKLVHALDKLTNNNAQNEYYFTDVLDIISSEDGKIDAYMIQDEREILGVNSKVQLAQATAIMKERINIQHMENGVIIEDPQNTYIEPDVEIGIDTVIEPCCIIKSHTKIGNECRIGYNTKITNSILENGVDVESSVIIDSTIGHNTHLGPFAYVRPNSHIEANVKIGDFVEIKNSTIGEGTKISHLTYVGDADVGSHVNFGCGTVLVNYDGKNKYRSEIQDNVFIGCNTNLISPVTIEANSYIAAGSTITKDVPENTLAIARAKQVNKEGRAKNRKTN; this is translated from the coding sequence ATGAATATTAAAGCAGTAATCCTAGCGGCCGGAAAAGGAACTAGGATGAAAAGTAATAAAGCAAAAGTATTGCATAAAGTTTTTGATAAGGCCATTGTGGAATATCCGATTAAAGCGGCAAAAGACTTGGGCGCCGAAGTATGCTTAGTGGTTGGATATATGGAAGATGAAGTTAGGACCGAAATTGGAGATTCTGTAGAGTATAGAGTACAAACCGAGCAATTGGGCACCGGCCATGCCGTTATGCAAGCAAAAGATTTTATAACCGATTGCGACTTAGTTTTAATACTATACGGAGACACACCTCTTGTTACCGTCGAAACACTCAAAAATTTGGTTGACTATCATTTAAAGCACAATTCTTTGGGAACAGTTCTCTCTACACGTGTAAGTAATCCATTTGGATATGGTCGAATCGTTCGAAATGGGTTTAATGAATTCGAAAAAATCGTAGAAGAAAAAGATGCCGACAAAAATCAAAAACGCATCACCGAGATTAATGGCGGGATGTATGCCTTCAATGCCGCCAAATTAGTACACGCATTAGATAAACTCACCAACAATAATGCTCAAAATGAATACTATTTTACAGATGTATTAGACATTATAAGTTCGGAAGACGGCAAAATCGATGCGTATATGATCCAAGATGAACGCGAAATTTTGGGTGTCAATTCCAAAGTCCAATTGGCCCAAGCTACTGCCATTATGAAAGAGCGAATAAATATCCAACATATGGAAAATGGTGTAATAATAGAGGACCCTCAAAATACTTATATCGAACCTGATGTAGAAATAGGAATTGACACAGTTATAGAGCCATGCTGCATTATAAAATCTCACACCAAAATCGGAAACGAATGCCGCATCGGATATAATACTAAAATTACTAATAGCATTCTCGAAAATGGTGTCGATGTTGAAAGTAGTGTTATAATTGATAGTACAATTGGTCACAATACACATTTAGGCCCTTTTGCATATGTTAGACCAAATAGCCACATAGAAGCAAATGTTAAGATTGGGGATTTTGTAGAAATCAAAAACTCTACTATTGGTGAAGGCACAAAGATTTCGCATCTAACTTATGTCGGAGACGCCGATGTTGGCAGCCACGTAAACTTTGGTTGCGGAACCGTTTTAGTAAATTATGACGGCAAAAATAAATATCGCAGCGAAATACAAGATAACGTATTTATCGGGTGCAATACCAATTTAATATCGCCTGTTACTATAGAGGCTAACTCATATATAGCTGCAGGATCTACTATAACAAAAGATGTTCCCGAAAACACATTGGCTATTGCTCGAGCAAAACAAGTCAACAAAGAGGGTCGTGCCAAAAATCGAAAAACTAACTAA